The Mycolicibacterium doricum genome includes a region encoding these proteins:
- the pyrR gene encoding bifunctional pyr operon transcriptional regulator/uracil phosphoribosyltransferase PyrR — translation MGSPDNPDRELMTAADVARTISRMAHQIIEKTAVDGPDAPRVVLLGIPTRGVTLAARLAEKIKTFSGVTVPHGGLDITLYRDDLDIKPPRPLEDTSIPAGGIDNALVILVDDVLYTGRSVRAALDALRDIGRPNVVQLAVLVDRGHRELPLRADYVGKNVPTSRSENVKVRLAETDDADGVWIASHGGPKR, via the coding sequence ACCGGGAATTGATGACCGCGGCGGACGTGGCTCGGACCATTTCCCGTATGGCGCACCAGATCATCGAGAAGACGGCCGTCGACGGCCCCGACGCACCGCGGGTGGTGTTGCTCGGCATACCCACCCGTGGGGTCACCCTCGCGGCCCGGTTGGCCGAGAAGATCAAGACGTTCTCCGGCGTGACGGTTCCGCACGGCGGACTCGACATCACGCTCTACCGCGACGATCTGGACATCAAGCCGCCGCGGCCGCTGGAGGACACCTCGATCCCGGCGGGCGGTATCGACAACGCGCTGGTGATCCTGGTCGACGACGTGCTCTACACCGGGCGTTCGGTACGCGCCGCCCTGGATGCGCTGCGCGACATCGGCCGCCCGAACGTCGTACAACTCGCGGTGCTCGTCGACCGCGGCCACCGGGAACTGCCGCTGCGGGCCGACTACGTCGGCAAGAACGTGCCCACGTCGCGCAGTGAGAACGTCAAGGTGCGCCTGGCCGAAACCGACGACGCCGACGGCGTCTGGATCGCATCCCACGGAGGGCCGAAACGCTAG
- a CDS encoding aspartate carbamoyltransferase catalytic subunit, producing MTRHLLTADDLNRDEATAILDDADRFSQALLGREVKKLPTLRGRTVITMFYENSTRTRVSFEVAGKWMSADVINVSASGSSVAKGESLRDTALTLRAAGADALIIRHPASGTAQQLAQWTASADGGPSVINAGDGTHEHPTQALLDALTLRQRLGGIEGRRVVIVGDVLHSRVARSNVLLLHTLGAEVVLVAPPTLLPVGVHQWPVTVSHELDAELPAADAVLLLRVQAERMNGGFFPSAREYSVRYGLSDKRQALLSDSAVVLHPGPMLRGMEISSSVADSPQSAVLQQVSNGVHVRMAVLFHLLVGAQQEAISA from the coding sequence GTGACCAGGCACCTGTTGACCGCCGACGATCTGAACCGCGACGAGGCAACCGCGATCCTCGACGACGCCGACCGGTTCAGCCAGGCACTACTCGGGCGCGAGGTCAAGAAGCTCCCGACGCTGCGCGGGCGGACCGTGATCACGATGTTCTACGAGAACTCGACGCGCACCCGGGTGTCGTTCGAGGTGGCGGGCAAGTGGATGAGTGCCGACGTGATCAACGTCAGCGCATCCGGTTCGTCTGTCGCCAAGGGTGAGTCGCTGCGGGACACCGCGCTGACCCTGCGGGCCGCGGGAGCCGACGCGCTGATCATCCGGCATCCCGCGTCGGGTACCGCCCAGCAGCTCGCTCAGTGGACCGCTTCCGCCGACGGCGGACCGTCGGTGATCAACGCCGGCGACGGCACCCACGAGCACCCCACCCAGGCCCTGCTCGACGCACTGACCCTGCGGCAGCGGCTCGGCGGCATCGAGGGCAGGCGGGTGGTGATCGTCGGTGACGTGCTGCACAGCCGCGTCGCCCGCTCCAACGTGCTGTTGCTGCACACCCTCGGTGCGGAGGTGGTGTTGGTGGCGCCGCCGACATTGCTGCCCGTCGGCGTGCACCAGTGGCCGGTCACGGTCTCGCACGAGCTGGACGCCGAACTGCCCGCGGCCGACGCCGTGCTGCTGCTGCGGGTACAGGCCGAGCGGATGAACGGCGGGTTCTTCCCGTCGGCGCGCGAGTACTCGGTGCGCTACGGCCTGTCGGACAAGCGTCAGGCGCTGCTGTCGGATTCGGCGGTGGTGCTGCACCCGGGGCCGATGTTGCGCGGTATGGAGATCTCCTCCTCGGTGGCGGACTCCCCGCAGTCCGCGGTACTGCAGCAGGTGTCCAACGGTGTGCACGTCCGGATGGCGGTGCTCTTCCATCTGCTCGTCGGTGCGCAACAGGAGGCGATCAGCGCATGA
- a CDS encoding dihydroorotase: protein MTSYNPGSLRSCPPVVIRGVRLYGEGEPVDVLVEDGQVADIGVSLRVRENAEAFDARGQILLPGFVDLHTHLREPGREYAEDIETGSAAAALGGYTAVFAMANTTPVADSPVVTDHVWHRGQQVGLVDVHPVGAVTMGLQGKQLTEMGMMAAGVAQVRMFSDDGVCVDDPLVMRRALEYASGLGVLIAQHAEEPRLTVGAVAHEGPNAARLGLTGWPRAAEESIVIRDALLARDAGARVHICHASAAGTVELVRWAKERGIKITAEVTPHHLLLDDSRLATYDGRNRVNPPLREAGDAEALRQALADGVIDCVATDHAPHADHEKMCEFAAARPGMLGLQTALSVVVRTMVEPGLLTWRDVARVMSEAPAGIVGLPDHGRPLEVGEPANLTVVDPDATWTVSGAAMASRSDNTPYESMALPAAVTLTMLRGRVTARDGKSPAPVGRSEATGGSAQ from the coding sequence ATGACTTCGTACAATCCCGGGTCGCTGCGCTCCTGCCCGCCGGTCGTGATCCGAGGTGTGCGTCTCTACGGGGAGGGTGAACCCGTCGACGTGCTCGTCGAGGACGGTCAGGTCGCCGACATCGGTGTGAGCCTGCGCGTTCGGGAGAACGCCGAGGCCTTCGACGCACGCGGCCAGATCTTGCTGCCCGGATTCGTCGACCTGCACACCCATCTGCGGGAGCCCGGCCGCGAATACGCCGAGGACATCGAAACCGGTTCGGCTGCAGCGGCTCTCGGCGGCTACACGGCGGTCTTCGCGATGGCCAACACCACGCCGGTCGCCGACAGCCCGGTCGTCACCGATCACGTGTGGCACCGGGGACAGCAGGTGGGGCTGGTCGACGTGCACCCGGTCGGCGCCGTCACGATGGGGCTGCAAGGCAAACAGCTCACCGAGATGGGCATGATGGCCGCCGGTGTGGCGCAGGTGCGGATGTTCTCCGACGACGGTGTCTGCGTGGACGACCCGCTGGTCATGCGGCGCGCACTGGAGTATGCCTCCGGCCTGGGCGTGTTGATCGCCCAGCACGCCGAGGAACCTCGCCTCACCGTCGGCGCCGTCGCCCACGAGGGGCCCAACGCGGCCCGGCTCGGCCTCACCGGCTGGCCACGGGCGGCCGAGGAGTCGATCGTCATCCGGGACGCTCTGCTGGCGCGTGACGCCGGTGCCCGTGTCCACATCTGCCATGCCTCCGCCGCGGGCACCGTCGAACTGGTGAGGTGGGCCAAGGAGCGCGGGATCAAGATCACCGCCGAGGTCACACCGCACCATCTGCTGCTCGACGACAGCCGCCTGGCGACCTACGACGGCCGCAACCGGGTCAACCCGCCGCTGCGTGAGGCCGGTGACGCCGAGGCGCTGCGCCAGGCCCTGGCCGACGGCGTCATCGACTGTGTGGCAACCGACCATGCGCCGCACGCCGACCACGAGAAGATGTGCGAGTTCGCCGCCGCCCGGCCCGGGATGCTGGGACTGCAGACTGCGCTGTCGGTGGTGGTGCGGACCATGGTCGAGCCCGGCCTGCTGACCTGGCGCGACGTGGCGCGGGTGATGAGCGAGGCGCCGGCCGGCATCGTCGGGCTACCCGATCACGGCCGGCCACTGGAGGTCGGCGAGCCGGCCAACCTGACCGTCGTCGACCCCGACGCCACCTGGACGGTCTCGGGCGCCGCAATGGCCAGCCGCTCCGACAACACACCGTACGAGTCGATGGCGCTGCCCGCCGCTGTCACGCTGACCATGTTGCGCGGCAGGGTCACCGCCCGCGACGGGAAGAGCCCGGCACCGGTGGGCAGGAGCGAAGCGACCGGGGGGTCGGCACAGTGA
- a CDS encoding PH-like domain-containing protein produces the protein MNTGTLVTSLVLAVVIVVAIGLLIRAMMRGWRRRAQRQVELIGKLPPLPDTVSQTIIPPMKGLYVGCTLAPHWHDRVVVGDLGYRTKAVLTRFPEGIMVQRSGAHSIWIPAESVTAIRAERGMVGKALTHEGILAIRWRLPSGTEIDTGFRGDDRTKYDRWLEEVA, from the coding sequence GTGAACACCGGAACGCTGGTCACCTCGCTTGTCCTGGCGGTGGTGATCGTCGTGGCGATCGGACTGCTGATCCGGGCCATGATGCGCGGCTGGCGCAGGCGTGCCCAGCGGCAGGTGGAGTTGATCGGCAAGCTCCCGCCGCTGCCTGACACGGTGAGTCAAACCATCATCCCGCCGATGAAGGGGCTCTACGTCGGCTGCACGCTGGCGCCGCACTGGCACGACCGGGTCGTGGTGGGTGATCTCGGGTACCGCACGAAGGCGGTCCTGACCCGGTTCCCGGAGGGAATCATGGTGCAGCGCAGCGGAGCTCACTCGATCTGGATCCCCGCGGAGTCGGTGACCGCGATCCGCGCCGAGCGCGGCATGGTTGGCAAAGCCCTCACCCATGAGGGCATCCTGGCCATCAGATGGCGGCTGCCGTCGGGCACCGAGATCGACACCGGATTCCGCGGCGACGACCGCACCAAGTACGACCGCTGGCTGGAGGAAGTAGCGTGA
- the carA gene encoding glutamine-hydrolyzing carbamoyl-phosphate synthase small subunit → MALLVLEDGRVFTGAPYGAVGQTLGEAVFSTGMSGYQETLTDPSYYGQIVVATAPQIGNTGWNHEDTESRDHRIWVAGYAVRDPSPRASSWRATSTLDDELVRQGVVGIAGIDTRALVRHLRTRGAMKAGIFSGEEAAAPVSELLERVRSQPAMLGASLAGRVSTHEVYIVEPEGTHRFNVAAIDLGIKTNTPRNFARRGIRSHVLPAGATFEQIADLKPDGVFLSNGPGDPATADHVVEVTRGVLGAGIPLFGICFGNQILGRALGRGTYKMVFGHRGINVPVMDHATGRVAITAQNHGFALEGEAGERFDTPFGEAIVSHTCANDGVVEGVKLVNGRAFSVQYHPEAAAGPHDANYLFDQFIDQMAEEK, encoded by the coding sequence ATGGCCCTTCTCGTCCTGGAGGACGGGCGGGTCTTCACCGGGGCGCCCTACGGCGCCGTCGGGCAGACGCTCGGGGAGGCGGTGTTCTCGACCGGGATGTCGGGATATCAGGAGACGCTCACCGATCCGAGCTACTACGGGCAGATCGTGGTCGCGACCGCACCGCAAATCGGCAACACGGGCTGGAACCACGAGGACACCGAGAGCCGCGACCACAGGATCTGGGTCGCCGGCTACGCCGTGCGGGACCCGTCGCCGCGCGCCTCGAGCTGGCGCGCCACCAGCACCCTCGACGACGAACTGGTCCGCCAGGGCGTCGTCGGCATCGCCGGTATCGACACCCGTGCCCTGGTGCGCCACCTGCGCACCCGCGGCGCGATGAAGGCGGGCATCTTCAGTGGTGAGGAGGCTGCCGCACCCGTTTCGGAACTGCTCGAGCGGGTCCGCAGCCAACCGGCCATGCTCGGCGCGAGCCTGGCCGGGAGGGTCAGCACCCACGAGGTCTACATCGTAGAACCCGAGGGGACGCATCGGTTCAATGTCGCGGCGATCGACCTCGGCATCAAGACCAACACCCCGCGGAACTTCGCGCGGCGCGGCATCCGCAGCCATGTCTTGCCCGCCGGCGCCACGTTCGAACAGATCGCCGATCTGAAGCCCGACGGGGTGTTCCTGTCCAATGGGCCGGGCGACCCGGCCACCGCCGATCACGTCGTAGAGGTCACCCGCGGCGTGCTCGGCGCCGGGATCCCGCTGTTCGGCATCTGCTTCGGCAACCAGATCCTCGGCCGGGCGCTCGGCCGCGGCACCTACAAGATGGTGTTCGGGCACCGCGGCATCAATGTGCCGGTGATGGACCACGCCACCGGTCGCGTCGCGATCACCGCGCAAAACCACGGGTTCGCCCTCGAAGGCGAAGCGGGTGAGCGCTTCGACACCCCGTTCGGCGAGGCGATCGTGAGCCACACCTGCGCCAACGACGGGGTCGTGGAAGGCGTCAAACTGGTCAACGGGCGGGCGTTCTCGGTGCAATACCACCCGGAGGCGGCGGCGGGCCCGCACGATGCGAACTATCTGTTCGACCAGTTCATCGACCAAATGGCAGAGGAGAAGTAA